CTCTCGGAAACCTTCCCTCTACATTTACATTGAACTTTGAGATATAAACTTCAAACATAAAGTCTTTTCCTCTCGCCAACTGGTCAAATATATCCGTTAAGTTCTCCTTTGACCTATTAAGAGCAAGTATCTTTTCATGATCCAAAGCGTAAGAGTAACCTTCATGCCTTAGTCCAATCATTTTAACACCGCTCACATTCTCCTCCCAATCCTCTGGATATCCGGGGTTTTTGGTCAAAACATCGAGCATGTTATTGGCTATGTTTGCCCTATCATACCAGTCCAAAAGGTTGGTTATCTCAGCCCTAATCATATCGTTCGTGTTCATCACTACCCCAACGACCATTACAACGATAACCAATGAAAGCAGGGCATCTATCGAAAGCAGCTGGCCTTTCCTCATCCTCTCTCCACCCTCACCTTTATCCTCACGACCTTTCCGCCATACTTTAGGCTTCCCGAGGAGTTTGTAAACCTAAAGCTCTGAAGTAAATCTTTCTCAATAAAGTCCTTTATCGTTTCATTTAAGTTAGCGATGCTTGCCACGGAGGAAAACGGGGTACTTATGGTTATGGTTATATTGACGTCGCTTCCACTTTCTTCGGATTCTAGGGTTTTGATTGCCAGGTGAGGATTCCCCTCAGCATTATGAATCTCCTCCATCACTGGATTTAGCAGAGTGTAGGGCTCCTCGTCGCTCATTACGCCCGTGTTTAGGTAGGTAATAGCCTTGGATGTTGAACTTCTAACAGCACTAACTATCGCCATGTTCGTACTGTTGTCTGTGTAGGATGGGATAATAAGGATTAATCCTATGAAAATGATCGAAAGGATAAACACCATCTCAATTGCCGTTTGAGCGCGTGATGTTCGCATAGAGCATATCACCTACTTTCACAGTTTTTATCCAAAATGTATCGTTGCTCTCAACAACTATCGATGCGTTAGCTATGGGAACTGTTGAGTTTTTAACAACCCAGTAGCTCTTTCCGCTTACCGTTACGTTTACTATTATTTTGTTTTCTGCTCCATTGAAGGTTATATTAAACTCTGCACCCTCTATTTGAGGCGGCTCTTCCTTAAGGCTGTAGCCTTCACCCACAGCATAGACTTTTGCGGTATGATCAACTATCTCAGCTGAGAATACTCTAACCTTTGCCATTACATCAAAGCTCTCAGCATGGGCTATTTCACTGTTTGAGAGATAAATGAGATTTAACATTGTTAAGGTTACCAGCACAAACGCAAAAAGCAAGTCCAAGCTTATCTGGGCCCTCATGCTAACCACCGAGGTTAAGGTTTATCTTGAGCTCTTCACTCGTGGAGTTAAACACCCAGGTCTCGTTCTTATCGGGATTCCACTCAACAATAATTCTCAATGTCGAGGGCAAATCCGTAGCGTTCACAAATACCCCTGCATAGTCTCCTATAGTATTGTTTGGAGCGTAAATTGAAGCATTGTTTGATAAATCAACGGCATAGAGGGATCTGCTCCAGAAGTAGTTTTTCTTTGCTGTGTCTGCCTCGTTTAAATTCACAACGGGATTATCACTATCCAAAATCACAACATAAGTTCCGTTTTTATACCCTATTAAAAGCTGCGGGGTCCCCTCCATAGAGAAGGCCTTCGTAAGGAAGTAGTCATCATTTAGATATTTGAACGTGAAGTACTCGGTAGCCTTCGCGCCAGGCCCTTGGGCGTAAACTTGAGAAATTGCATTGGAAATGGTGTTCGCGAACAGCTTTGCCTCCTCACTAACCTGAATTCTCAACATATCTGAAGACTGCTCACTTGAGAAAGTTATATTTCTAACCGAGAAGGTTAGAAGTACTACAAACAGCACGAAGATAAAAAGAAACTCAAGCGAAATTTGGCCTTTTTTCATATTTCTCACCACTCAGTAATAATAAATGCTGGCAAATTATTTAACACTTTCTTTATTCTCCCCTGTTACAACCGCAAAAACATTCCCCCCGAGCTTTTTAATTGAGACTCCAAAGTAGTCATTGTTGAAAATCTTAAACTTATACTGCTCTGCATTTAGCTTGTGCTTCTTTAAAAGCTCCTTCAGTTCATCAATGAAAAGCTGGGTGAGCTGGTAATAGCTTATATCTAAGGAGTGCTTTTTGTAGTCAATTAAGAACAGCACGAGCGGAAGGGCGCTTAGTGGTACAAGAAACCATGGCTCAGAGTAGAGTACTGTAAGACCAATTCCTAAAGCAATAAAAACACCAATAAGGATTAAACTGAGTTTAAAGGAGCTTTTAACTCTTTTCATATCTTTAACTTTGTTCTCCCAGATCGTTAGAAGAGAAGGGTTGTAGAAGTCAAATGCTGTGTGTCTCTTTCCCTTTGCTATCCTCTGTCTTATTAAGTCGTCCCAATCGTCTTCATAGTATATCACTTCTCCCCTGTTCTTTGCCCTCTCAGCGTCTATTGAGGAGATTATTCTTATCATGTCCTCTGCACTTTCCTTAGCTATGTGGGAGTAAACTTCCTTCTCATTGAGCTCTAAAGCTACTTCAACCGAGTCTTTCATCAACCTCACCCGGATAGATGTCATCAAAGTCCGGTAATCCGGTTAGAAGTTCTTTTTTCTTTGTTTCGGCTTCTTCTTTTGCTTTCATGAATGCATGGGCGTATTTTTTGGCAGTAACCACTATATCCTCTATGCTCTTGCTCTCGTATATACCGCTCAAAAGTGTCACAACTTCTATCTCCTTCTCTCTTGGATCTGGATAAAAGCCGCGGAAAATCTGTTTGCCTTTTATCTTTCTTGTGAGGTATTCAAGAGCCTCAAAGATGTCCTTTGCCTTTAGGAGCTCTGGTGGGCCATGGATGGCAACCAATCCATAAAGGGCCGACTCTATGTTGGCTTCAAGATAGAGTCCTTCATTTTCAAAGGATTTCAAAATCAGCCTGGAGATGTTTTTAACCTTATTCGCCTCGGCCTTTGCATAGCCTACTGTGGCAAAGCTTCCAAAGGCGTTGAGAACGAACTTTAAGTCACTTGCGTCAAGCGTCTGCTCACCTGGAACATCTATTAAAGCTAGGAGAGAGGCTATTCTCTCAACTATCGTGTAGTTTATCTTTTCATAAGCTTTGGATATATCCTCTGCACTTTCCTTCAGCTTGTTGTTGTCTATCGCTATTATCGAGTCAACTACCTTAGAGAGCTTGTCTATGGTTATTGCCGCGTTTATTGTAGGTCTTATGCCTTCTTCCTTCAGGGGCAGAGCGCCTATGGCAACTACAAGAGAATCGGGGTATTCTTCCTTTAGTGCCTCTGCTAAAACTGGGGATCCGCCTGCTCCAGTCCCTCCCCCAAAGCCAAATGTTAGAAAGAAGATATCAACGTCGCTGTAGCCGACCATGGAGCTTATTTTTTTCATCACTAATGGCAGATCCCTTTTAATAGCCTCTCTTCCCAGTACTGGATTGGCATTTACTCCTTTTCCACCAGTTAAACTTTCCCCAACGAGTATTCTCCTCTCCTCTGGAATGTGCTTTAAATACTCTAGATCGCTCTTGGAAGTGTTTATAGCCAGTGCCTCAAAATTAACCAAAGCGAATAGGTCAGCTATCTTTGTTCCACACTGGCCAACTCCAATGATTAAAGCCCTCACAGTAATTTCACCTCACGAATTCTCCCATTAATTCTGGAGTCCAAGAGGTACCATACTGATACCATACAACCACAGCAGGCCCTTTGAAATACTTAAACATACCTAAATCGAATATCTCTCTAACCACTCCAGAGTTCCCATCATAAAGAACAAAGAGTATGTAATTTTGTTCATGTTTTCCAGCCACTATTACCACTGAATCTTTAAGAGGATAATAATGCCCGTTTACAATTAGTTTGGAATTCTCTACTTCCATTGAGACTGCTGGATTATATTCACTTATATTAAAATCGTCTAAACCTCCTATAACCACATAGTTTGAGTTCTTAAATCCTTCAAACTCTGACAGTAGAAGTGTTTTATTAAGGTGTTTTTCTAGTGCGTTCCGGACAAACCTAGCAGTGTAGTACTTTCCGGAGGTATAAACAACTTTAAAGTCTTCTTTTTCCAAAACCCTGTTAACCCACCAGATATCTATCCCATACGTCGGGGTATAAAGAATATTCAATACAAGTGGAATTTCAACTAAGTTTCCTCTGCTTACTATCTCATTTCTGTGATCCATAACCCAACTAATGAACTCATCACGATAGTTATAGCCAAGAGAACTCAAAAGAGC
This genomic window from Thermococcus alcaliphilus contains:
- a CDS encoding class III signal peptide-containing protein, coding for MKKGQISLEFLFIFVLFVVLLTFSVRNITFSSEQSSDMLRIQVSEEAKLFANTISNAISQVYAQGPGAKATEYFTFKYLNDDYFLTKAFSMEGTPQLLIGYKNGTYVVILDSDNPVVNLNEADTAKKNYFWSRSLYAVDLSNNASIYAPNNTIGDYAGVFVNATDLPSTLRIIVEWNPDKNETWVFNSTSEELKINLNLGG
- a CDS encoding cell division protein FtsZ — encoded protein: MRALIIGVGQCGTKIADLFALVNFEALAINTSKSDLEYLKHIPEERRILVGESLTGGKGVNANPVLGREAIKRDLPLVMKKISSMVGYSDVDIFFLTFGFGGGTGAGGSPVLAEALKEEYPDSLVVAIGALPLKEEGIRPTINAAITIDKLSKVVDSIIAIDNNKLKESAEDISKAYEKINYTIVERIASLLALIDVPGEQTLDASDLKFVLNAFGSFATVGYAKAEANKVKNISRLILKSFENEGLYLEANIESALYGLVAIHGPPELLKAKDIFEALEYLTRKIKGKQIFRGFYPDPREKEIEVVTLLSGIYESKSIEDIVVTAKKYAHAFMKAKEEAETKKKELLTGLPDFDDIYPGEVDERLG